The genomic region GGGCCGCTCGCCCTTCGGGCTCGTGAGCGCCTTCGCGAAGGCGTCGCGGGCCTCGCCGTAGCGGCCGAGCCGGTAGAGCGCGAGCCCGCGGTCGAGGTCGAGCCCGGCGCGGGGGCCGAGCCGCCGCTCGGCGTCGTCGTAGCGCCGCAGCGCCTCGGCCGGCTCGCCGGCCTCGAGCCGGGCGTTCCCGGCCTCGACGCCCGGGTCGGGCCGCGTGAGCGGCGAGAGGCCCGCGGCGAGGAGCAGGAGGGCGGCGGCGCGGGTCACGGGCCCTCCTCTCGCCGGGGCCGGACGTCGGGGACGAGGAGCGCGCCGAGCAGGCAGAGGAAGGCCGCGCCGGCGAACCAGCCGCCCTGCTCCTCCCAGCTCACCGCCACCCGGCTCTCGAGCTCGGCCTTCTCGAGCCGCTCCACCGCCGCGGCCACCGCCGGCAGCCCCACGCCGGCGTCGCTCGCGCGCAGGTAGGCGCCGCCGCCGCTCTCGGCCACCTCGCGCAGCGCCGCCTCGCCGAGCCGCGACAGGACCAGCTCGCCGCGGCCGTCCCGCTGGTACCCGTCGAGCGCGCCGCCCTTGCCACGCAGCGGGATGGGCTCGCCCGAGGTCCCCCCGATGCCGACCGCGAACACCCGGGCCCCGGCGTCGGCGAGCGCCCGCGCGGCGGCCGCCGCGCCCGGCTCGTGGTCCTCGCCGTCGGAGAGCAGCACCACCACGCGCCCGCGCGGCCCCCGCTCGCCGGCGGCGAGCACCTCGCCGGCGGCGGAGAGCGCGGCCTCGAGCGAGGTGCCCTGGTCGGGCATGGCCTCCGGGCTCGCGGCGCGCAGGAAGAGCCGGGCGGCGGCGGTGTCGGTGGTGAGCGGGCACTGCACGAAGGCGGAGCGCGCGAAGGTGACGATGCCGAACCGGTTGCCCGCCAGCCGGTCGAGGAGCGCCTCCACCTCGAGCCGGGCCAGGCCGAACCGGTCGGGCGCCACGTCGCGGGCGCGCATCGACCGGGAGGCGTCGAGCGCGAAGACCACGTCCACGCCGTACCGCTTCGCCCCCTCCACCCGCTGCCCGCGCTGCGGCCGCGAGAGGGCCACCGCGAGGAGCGCGAGCGCGGCGACGGCGAGCCCGGCGCGGAGCGCGGGACGGGCCGCGCCCGCCCCGGGGGCGACGCGCGCGGCGAGCCCGCCGGCGGTCCGCGCCAGGAGCGCCCGGCGCCGCCGGAGGGAGAAGGCCGCGAGCGCCGCCAGCGCCGCCACGACCAGCAGGAGCCAGAGCCAGCGCGGCTCGGCGAGGCGGGCGGGGGCGCCGAGGAGGCGCAGCTCGAGCGGGGCGCCGGTCACGGGAAGGGGCGCAGCCGGGTGGCGCCGAGGAGGAGCGCGGCGGCGGTGAGCCAGAAGGCGGGCTGGAGGAGGGCCGGCGCGAGCTCCCGCCACTCGGGCGGGGCGGTGAGGCCGGAGAGGCGCGAGCGCTCGAGCCGGTCGAGCACCGCGTCGAGCCCCTGCGCGAGCGAGGCCCGGTCGGTGGCGTTGGCGTAGCTGCCGCCGGTGGTCCGCGCGATCTCCTGCAGGAGCTCCGGGTTCACCGGGATCTCCACGTCCCGGTAGATGGGGCGGCCGAAGACGTCGGTGTCCACCGGGTAGGGCACCACCCCGCCGCGGCCGACGAGGATGGGGAAGACCGGGACGCCCATCTCCTTCGCGATGCGCGCCGCCTCGAGCGGGGAGACCTGGCCCGCGTTGTTGTCGCCGTCGGTGAGGAGGATCACCACCCGGCTCTTCGCGTCCGACTCTCGCAGCCGGTTGAGCGCGGTCGCGACGGCGTTGCCGATGGCGGTGCCGTCCTCGATGACGCCGAAGCGGAGCTGGTCCACCAGGCGGGAGAGGATGCCGTGGTCGAGCGTGAGCGGGCACTGCGTGTACGCCTCGCCGGCGAAGACCACGAGCCCCATGCGGTCGTTGGGCCGGCGGGCGATGAAGTCCTTCAGCACCTGCTTCGCGACGTGGAGCCGGTTCTCCGGGCGGAAGTCCACCGCCTTCATCGAGGTGGAGAGGTCGAAGGCGATGACCACGTCGATCCCCTCGACGCTCGCCTCCCCGGGGCGGGTGTCGGGGACGCGCGGCCGCGCCAGGGCCACCGCGGTGAGCCCGAGGGCGCAGAGGAGGAGCGCCCGGGGCAGCCCGGCGAGGCGCGCCCACGGCCCGGGGCTCGCCCGCAGCGCGGCGGCGCCGGGGAGCCTCAGCCGGGCGGCGCGGCGGCGGGAGCGCCAGAGGGCGAGCGCGGCGAGCGGGACCGCGGCGAGGAGCGCGAGCGCCCCGGGGTGCGCGAGGGCGAGGCCGGTCACCGCGGCGCCTCCCCCGGCGGCACCCAGGCCGCGCGCGTGGCGGCGAGGAGCGCGCGCCCGAAGGCGAGCGCCCGGTCGCGCTCCGCGGCGCCGGGCGCGGCGCGGGCGAACTTGACGAGGTCGGCGTCGGCGGCGAAGCGCGCCAGGGCGGCGAGGTCGAGCCCGGGCACGGGGCGCGCGCGCAGCGCCTCGAGGAGCTCGGCGCTGGTGAGGTCGAGCGCCGGGAGGCCGGAGAGCGCGCCCAGGTAGCGGCGCACCGCGGTGGAGAGCCGGTCGAAGAGCCCGGCGTCGAGCGGGGCGGCGGCGAGGGCCTCGAGCGCCCGGGCGAAGGCGGCGTCCGGCGGCTCGGGCGGGGCCGCCGGCGCCGAGGCGGCGCGCCGGCGCCTCCAGGCCCGGAGCGCCGCGCGGCCGCCCAGGAAGGCGAGCGCGGCCGCGAGCGCGACCCCCGCCGCCCACCCGACGAGCCGCCAGGAGCGCACCCGCACCTCCACCGGCCCGGAGACGTCCTCGAGCGGGAGGTCCCGGGGCGGCGTCTCCGGGTCGGTGACGAGCACGGTCTTCACGGCGAGCCCGGGGACCTTCACCTTCCGCTCGCCGAGGGCGCCGCCGCCCTGGAGCGCGAGGTCGGGGATCCGGTGCTCGCCGAGCGCGTAGACCGCGAGCGTGAGCGTGCAGCGCGAGACCGCCGCGTCGGGGCCGTCGGGCTCGGTGCGGCAGGTGGCGCTCCGGGCCGCGAACGGCGCGAGGTCGGGCAGCGGCGCGAGGACGTACCCCTCCGACGGCTGGTGGCGCAGCGAGAGCTCGTACCGGAACGTCTCGCCGAGCCTCACCTCGGTCTTGTCGGCCTCGGCCCGCGCGGCCGGCTCCGCGTCGGCGGCGGCGAGCAGGAGGAGCAGCGCGGCCCCCGTCACCCGAGCCTCCGGGCGCGCGCCGCGAAGAAGGCGAGGAGCGGCTTCACGTGGTCGGCGTCGTCGGCCCGGACCCGGACCGGCTCGAGCTCGAGGCCGGCGAAGAGCCGGTGGAGGCGCGCCCGGCGGGCCGCCGCCCGCCCGGCCCAGGCGGCGCGCACGCGCGGGTCGGCGAGGTCGGCGTGGAAGGCCTCGCCGGTCTCGGGGTCCTCGAGGAGCGCCAGCCCGAGCGGGGGGAGCGCCTCCTCGAGCGCGTCGACGAGCTCCACCGGGACCACGTCGTGGCGCCGCGCCACGATGCGCAGGGCGCGGGCGAAGGGCGGCTCGAGGTCCTCCGGGCCGCCCCTCCCCAGCCCTCCCCGCACAGGCGGGGAGGGAGCGCCTCGGTGCTCTCCCTCTCCCGCGAAGCGGGGGAGGGTCGGGGAGGGGGCGCCCCCCTCCTGCTGGAAGTCGGAGAGCAGGAACACCACCGCCCGCCGGCGCAGCACGCGGTGCACGTACTCGAGCGCCGCGCCGAGGTCGGTGCCGCGCCCGGCCGGCTCGAGCTTCAGGATCTCGGAGACGAGCCGCAGCGCGTGCTTGCGCCCCTTGCGCGGCGGCACGAACCGCTCCACCCGGTCGGTGAAGAGCACGAGCCCCACCCGGTCGCCGTTGGCGACGGCGCTGAACGAGACCAGCCCCGCGAGCTCGGCCGCCACCTCCGCCTTGCTCCGCCGGCGGGAGCCGAACTCGGACGAGCCGGAGAGGTCGCAGAGCAGCACCACCGTGAGCTCGCGCTCCTCGGTGAAGCGCTTCACGAACAGCTCCCCCATCCGCGCCGAGACCTTCCAGTCGATGCTGCGCACCTCGTCCCCGGGCGCGTACGCGCGCACCTCGTCGAAGGCCATGCCGCGGCCGCGGAAGACGGAGTGGTACTGGCCGGAGAGCGTGCCCTCCACGGCGCGCCGGGTGGCGATCTCGATGCGCCGGACCCGCCGGATCAGCTCTCGCGGCTCGAGGCGCATCGGCGGGCCTCAGGGCACCTCGACGCGGTCGAGCACCTTCGAGATCACCTTCTCGGGCGTGAGCTCCTCCGCCTCCGCCTCGTAGGTGAGCGCGATCCGGTGCCGCAGCACGTCGTAGGCCACCGCCTTCACGTCCTCGGGGGTGACGAAGGGGCGGTGGCGCAGGAAGGCGTGGGCCTTCGCCCCGAGCGCGAGGAAGAGGGTGGCGCGGGGCGAGGCGCCGTACTCCACGCGCCCCTCGAGCTCGGGCAGGCCGTGGCCGCGCGGGTCGCGGGTCGCGAAGACCAGGTCCACCACGTACGCCTTCACCCGGTCGTCCATGTAGATGGCGTGGATCACCTCGCGCGCCTGGGCGATCTCGGCGAGGCCGGCGACCGCGGTCGCGCGCGGCGGGTCCTTCACGCCCATCCGGTCGAGGATGGTCCGCTCCTCCTCGCGCGTCGGGTAGCCCACCTTCACCTTCAGCATGAAGCGGTCCACCTGCGCCTCGGGCAGGGGGTAGGTCCCCTCCTGCTCGATCGGGTTCTGGGTGGCCATGACGATGAACGGCTCGGGGAGCCGGAAGGTCTCCTCGCCGATGGTCACCTGCCGCTCCTGCATCGCCTCGAGGAGCGCGGACTGCACCTTGGCCGGGGCGCGGTTCACCTCGTCGGCGAGGACCACGTTCGCGAAGACCGGCCCCTTGCGGACGCCGAAGGTGCGGGAGGCCGGGTCCCAGATCTGCGTCCCGACGAGGTCGGCCGGGAGCAGGTCGGGGGTGAACTGGATCCGCTGGAAGCTGCACTCCAGGGTGTCGGCGATGGTCTTCACCGCCAGCGTCTTGGCGAGCCCGGGCACGCCCTCGAGCAGCACGTGCCCGCCGGTGAGGAGGCCGATGAGGGCGCGCTCCACGAGGTAGCGCTGCCCCACGATGACCCGGGACGTCTCCCCGGCGATCAGCTCCACGAACGCCGACTGGCGCTGTACCCGCTCTCCGATGGCCCGGATCTCTTCGTGCACGCTCGCCGCCTGGTGAAGGACGGCGGGATTGTAGCTCCGGCGCGGCGCCCGATCATGGCCGTCGCGCGGGTCTCGCCGCCTAGACCCGGTGGCAGCTCAGGCAGAGCCGGCTGCCGTTCATGGGGAGGGCGGTGTGGTACGGCTGCTCCGACATGCCGTCGTGGCAGGTGACGCAGGTGACCTTGCCGTCCTGGAGCACCAGCGCCGGGTGGAGCCGCCGCGGGGGCTCGAACCTGTCGCTGAAGGCGGCGCGGTCGGTGTAGCTCACCTCGATCGGGTGGACGTTCTCGCCCCGGTGGCCGGCGGCGTTCCGGTAGATCCGCTTCCCCTCCACGCTCCCGTCGTGGCAGGTGAGGCAGCTGCGGCTGCTCGCCTCGAGCCGGTTGACCCGCCCGAGCACGCAGACGGCGCCGTCCCCGACGTCCGACTCCGACCAGTCGGCCGAGCTGACCGGTCCGGAGGCGAGGAGCACCGCGGCTGCTGCGGCAGCGGAGGCGAGGGCGGGGAGTCGGCGCGTCATGCCCCTTCGCAAAGCGAACGGCGCGCCAATGGGCAGGAGTTGCCCAACGGCCCGTCACGCAAGGAAAACCTTGCCGCGCCCGCGCGAAGGTGGCGGGTGCGCGAGGGACCACCCACGCCCCCCGTGCTGGGGACGTTTCGATCCAGGCGCGCGGAAAGCGAAC from Anaeromyxobacter paludicola harbors:
- a CDS encoding vWA domain-containing protein, producing MTGAPLELRLLGAPARLAEPRWLWLLLVVAALAALAAFSLRRRRALLARTAGGLAARVAPGAGAARPALRAGLAVAALALLAVALSRPQRGQRVEGAKRYGVDVVFALDASRSMRARDVAPDRFGLARLEVEALLDRLAGNRFGIVTFARSAFVQCPLTTDTAAARLFLRAASPEAMPDQGTSLEAALSAAGEVLAAGERGPRGRVVVLLSDGEDHEPGAAAAARALADAGARVFAVGIGGTSGEPIPLRGKGGALDGYQRDGRGELVLSRLGEAALREVAESGGGAYLRASDAGVGLPAVAAAVERLEKAELESRVAVSWEEQGGWFAGAAFLCLLGALLVPDVRPRREEGP
- a CDS encoding DUF58 domain-containing protein, whose amino-acid sequence is MRLEPRELIRRVRRIEIATRRAVEGTLSGQYHSVFRGRGMAFDEVRAYAPGDEVRSIDWKVSARMGELFVKRFTEERELTVVLLCDLSGSSEFGSRRRSKAEVAAELAGLVSFSAVANGDRVGLVLFTDRVERFVPPRKGRKHALRLVSEILKLEPAGRGTDLGAALEYVHRVLRRRAVVFLLSDFQQEGGAPSPTLPRFAGEGEHRGAPSPPVRGGLGRGGPEDLEPPFARALRIVARRHDVVPVELVDALEEALPPLGLALLEDPETGEAFHADLADPRVRAAWAGRAAARRARLHRLFAGLELEPVRVRADDADHVKPLLAFFAARARRLG
- a CDS encoding AAA family ATPase, translated to MHEEIRAIGERVQRQSAFVELIAGETSRVIVGQRYLVERALIGLLTGGHVLLEGVPGLAKTLAVKTIADTLECSFQRIQFTPDLLPADLVGTQIWDPASRTFGVRKGPVFANVVLADEVNRAPAKVQSALLEAMQERQVTIGEETFRLPEPFIVMATQNPIEQEGTYPLPEAQVDRFMLKVKVGYPTREEERTILDRMGVKDPPRATAVAGLAEIAQAREVIHAIYMDDRVKAYVVDLVFATRDPRGHGLPELEGRVEYGASPRATLFLALGAKAHAFLRHRPFVTPEDVKAVAYDVLRHRIALTYEAEAEELTPEKVISKVLDRVEVP
- a CDS encoding vWA domain-containing protein, with the translated sequence MTGLALAHPGALALLAAVPLAALALWRSRRRAARLRLPGAAALRASPGPWARLAGLPRALLLCALGLTAVALARPRVPDTRPGEASVEGIDVVIAFDLSTSMKAVDFRPENRLHVAKQVLKDFIARRPNDRMGLVVFAGEAYTQCPLTLDHGILSRLVDQLRFGVIEDGTAIGNAVATALNRLRESDAKSRVVILLTDGDNNAGQVSPLEAARIAKEMGVPVFPILVGRGGVVPYPVDTDVFGRPIYRDVEIPVNPELLQEIARTTGGSYANATDRASLAQGLDAVLDRLERSRLSGLTAPPEWRELAPALLQPAFWLTAAALLLGATRLRPFP